Proteins from one Anastrepha obliqua isolate idAnaObli1 chromosome 2, idAnaObli1_1.0, whole genome shotgun sequence genomic window:
- the LOC129239444 gene encoding protein-L-isoaspartate(D-aspartate) O-methyltransferase isoform X1, producing MAWRSVGADNADLIRKMRDYGIIASDSVAQAMTKTDRRHYSPRNPYMDAPQTIGYGVTISAPHMHAFALEYLRDQLRPGAHVLDVGSGSGYLTACFLRYIEEKGDDVNTRVIGIEHQPELVAQSFQNLNADDPKMLDSGKLIIVEGDGRKGVPEHAPYDAIHVGAAAAITPKALLEQLANGGRLIVPVGPEGGEQYMTQYDKDSEGKVKETRLMGVMYVPLTDLHRS from the exons ATGGCGTGGCGCTCAGTTGGTGCTGACAATGCGGACCTAATTAGGAAGATGAGAG ATTACGGAATTATAGCTTCTGATAGTGTGGCTCAAGCAATGACCAAAACGGATCGAAGGCATTATTCTCCTCGAAATCCTTATATGGACGCACCACAGACAATCGGTTATGGCGTCACAATATCCGCTCCACATATG CATGCTTTCGCACTGGAATATCTGCGCGATCAATTACGTCCTGGTGCTCATGTCCTTGATGTTGGTAGTGGCTCTGGTTATTTAACAGCTTGCTTTTTGCGATATATTGAAGAAAAAGGAGACGACGTTAATACACGAGTTATTGGTATTGAGCATCAGCCAGAACTTGTCGCGCAAAGTTTTCAAAATCTTAATGCAGATGACCCAAAGATGCTAGATTCGGGGAAGCTAATTATTGTTG AGGGCGATGGGCGAAAGGGTGTCCCAGAGCATGCTCCGTATGATGCTATTCATGTGGGCGCTGCTGCAGCTATAACACCCAAAGCTCTTTTAGAGCAGTTGGCAAATGGAGGACGGTTAATTGTTCCTGTTGGTCCGGAAGGGGGCGAGCAATACATGACACAGTATGACAAAGATAGTGAAGGGAAAGTAAAGGAAACTAGACTGATGGGTGTCATGTACGTGCCGCTTACTGACTTGCATCGGTCTTGA
- the LOC129239444 gene encoding protein-L-isoaspartate(D-aspartate) O-methyltransferase isoform X2, translated as MTKTDRRHYSPRNPYMDAPQTIGYGVTISAPHMHAFALEYLRDQLRPGAHVLDVGSGSGYLTACFLRYIEEKGDDVNTRVIGIEHQPELVAQSFQNLNADDPKMLDSGKLIIVEGDGRKGVPEHAPYDAIHVGAAAAITPKALLEQLANGGRLIVPVGPEGGEQYMTQYDKDSEGKVKETRLMGVMYVPLTDLHRS; from the exons ATGACCAAAACGGATCGAAGGCATTATTCTCCTCGAAATCCTTATATGGACGCACCACAGACAATCGGTTATGGCGTCACAATATCCGCTCCACATATG CATGCTTTCGCACTGGAATATCTGCGCGATCAATTACGTCCTGGTGCTCATGTCCTTGATGTTGGTAGTGGCTCTGGTTATTTAACAGCTTGCTTTTTGCGATATATTGAAGAAAAAGGAGACGACGTTAATACACGAGTTATTGGTATTGAGCATCAGCCAGAACTTGTCGCGCAAAGTTTTCAAAATCTTAATGCAGATGACCCAAAGATGCTAGATTCGGGGAAGCTAATTATTGTTG AGGGCGATGGGCGAAAGGGTGTCCCAGAGCATGCTCCGTATGATGCTATTCATGTGGGCGCTGCTGCAGCTATAACACCCAAAGCTCTTTTAGAGCAGTTGGCAAATGGAGGACGGTTAATTGTTCCTGTTGGTCCGGAAGGGGGCGAGCAATACATGACACAGTATGACAAAGATAGTGAAGGGAAAGTAAAGGAAACTAGACTGATGGGTGTCATGTACGTGCCGCTTACTGACTTGCATCGGTCTTGA
- the LOC129239443 gene encoding tether containing UBX domain for GLUT4 has product MEGKVTVLTPNNRRQNVKVTPNTTILQILEEVCQKHDLDSNEYCLKHHNKEVGLTQMFRFSGLPNNCLLEMSHTERRRTESNVNICVQLEDGSRAQGQFKPNNSLWQVIEQLGAEAIKSYTSPVAIYMRQDIIGKERMQETTLKSLGIIEGRAMIRVINKTAEDLKSQANVYIPPTVKVDENIAATTVAPQNSTVKQSGGGGFAITKDLVQSLKKSNSEINEKSDIKEEITPVDASSMDNETQKPKYDWGSGTGYSIQDSFHAQNTAKNLSDVADQEQDEMDIEPEVHIIGERNAVLYSLDDTQTQAEELPDSFFDLTVEDLRLVLRDLKKVSKGDENSPLLTERLRKLEEQKTMLNKIGQYKNCVLRIQFPDRFVLQGIFKPIDKISDVVDFVRKFLHDEKANFYLFTIPPKYILPLDQSLLELNFVPTAVLHFVFQDKEENANMANKSVEPIYLKSELKDKLTTVEGAFYAANKMRISNARVSKSSANDGSDSLLREQNEQRSADTSMGAIPKKQKNSNLNSMI; this is encoded by the exons ATGGAAGGAAAAGTTACCGTCCTTACACCGAATAATAGAAGGCAAAATGTTAAGGTTACACCTAATACGACTATACTACAG ATTTTAGAAGAGGTTTGCCAGAAACACGATTTAGACAGTAATGAATACTGTCTAAAGCATCACAACAAAGAAGTCGGCCTCACTCAAATGTTTCGCTTTAGCGGGCTTCCTAACAATTGCTTATTGGAAATGTCACACACCGAACGCAGACGGACCGAGTCAAACGTAAACATTTGTGTGCAACTGGAAGATGGATCGCGTGCTCAAGGCCAGTTTAAGCCCAACAATAGCCTTTGGCAAGTGATAGAACAGCTCGGTGCTGAAGCAATAAAGAGTTATACAAGCCCCGTAGCGATTTATATGCGGCAAGATATTATCGGTAAAGAGCGTATGCAGGAGACGACGCTTAAGTCATTAGGTATTATCGAAGGCCGGGCGATGATTCGAGTCATAAATAAAACGGCGGAAGATTTGAAGTC GCAAGCCAATGTTTACATACCACCAACAGTCAAAGTTGATGAAAATATAGCAGCAACAACGGTGGCTCCACAAAATAGTACAGTCAAACAAAGCGGAGGTGGGGGATTTGCAATAACGAAAGATTTAGTACAGTcacttaaaaaatcgaatagCGAGATTAATGAGAAAAGTGATATTAAGGAGGAGATCACACCCGTCGATGCGTCTTCCATGGACAATGAAACTCAAAAACCCAAGTACGATTGGGGTTCGGGCACCGGTTATTCTATACAAGATTCGTTCCATGCACAGAATACTGCCAAAAATCTCAGTGATGTAGCAGACCAAGAACAAGACGAAATGGATATAGAGCCGGAAGTGCATATT ATTGGCGAACGAAACGCTGTGCTTTATTCTCTGGATGATACACAAACTCAGGCTGAAGAGTTACCTGATTCATTCTTCGATTTAACAGTTGAAGACCTTAGATTGGTATTACGcgatttaaaaaaggtgtcaaaAGGTGATGAAAACTCACCGCTACTCACTGAACGATTGCGTAAACTGGAAGAGCAAAAAACTatgttgaacaaaattgggcAATATAAGAATTGCGTGTTACGAATCCAATTTCCAGATCGATTTGTACTTCAAGGTATTTTCAAGCCCATCGATAAAATATCCGATGTTGTGGATTTTGTGCGGAAGTTCTTGCACGATGAAAAAGCAAATTTCTATTTGT ttaCCATACCTCCGAAATACATTTTGCCTTTGGATCAATCGCTGTTGGAATTAAATTTCGTGCCTACTGCAGTGCTGCACTTCGTCTTCCAAGATAAGGAGGAAAATGCTAATATGGCGAATAAATCAGTTGAACCGATCTATTTGAAGTCAGAGCTGAAGGATAAGCTCACAACTGTAGAAGGCGCATTTTATGCAGCAAATAAAATGCG TATCTCGAATGCTAGAGTCTCAAAATCAAGTGCAAATGACGGTAGTGATTCCTTACTGCGTGAGCAAAACGAGCAAAGAAGTGCCGACACATCGATGGGTGCCATaccgaaaaaacagaaaaatagtaATCTTAACAGTATGATttga
- the LOC129239445 gene encoding uncharacterized protein LOC129239445, which translates to MKFHQNEAKSEVQMLTPPPQGAGEGENVEDTPELLLKMLVDAVWKLWIQFKIAASFVMVDLGGYQLLDKMVQWCVRNPHKAICITAALLVFLLPFLIMLGIGLSTLLMTLTGFLVLEGILLSIVAALLMGCVGFLVLAVLFVKQLNRTA; encoded by the exons atGAAATTTCATCAGAATGAAGCTAAGAGTGAAGTGCAAATGCTGACGCCTCCTCCTCAAGGCGCTGGTGAAGGGGAGAATGTGGAAGATACTCCTGAATTATTGCTCAAAATGCTTGTGGATGCTGTTTGGAAACTAT GGATACAATTTAAGATTGCAGCTTCATTTGTAATGGTTGATCTGGGAGGCTACCAGCTGTTGGATAAGATGGTACAATGGTGTGTCAGAAATCCGCATAAAGCTATTTGTATTACAGCTGCACTTTTAGTTTTCCTACTTCCATTCTTGATTATGTTAGGTATTGGGCTTTCAACTCTACTCATGACCCTTACCGGGTTTCTTGTTTTGGAAG GCATACTTTTGAGTATAGTTGCAGCGCTATTGATGGGTTGTGTGGGCTTCTTAGTTTTAGCAGTACTATTTGTGAAACAACTAAATCGAACAGCGTAA